A single genomic interval of Porphyromonas sp. oral taxon 275 harbors:
- the uvrA gene encoding excinuclease ABC subunit UvrA has protein sequence MAKTTPSSKQAALSGDRQDTSTSILLHHVRVNNLKNIDLEIPRGKLVVVTGVSGSGKSSLAFDTLYAEGQRRYVESLSSYARQFVGRMAKPEADWIRGLPPAIAIEQRVVSRNPRSTVATSTEIYEYMRLLWARVGKTISPSSGQEVRKHTVPDVLGYIRQLPVGSRVYLITPLILPKGRKLAAHLEIQLQQGYSRLWRSDQGVVPIDEALVWPDKEAKHCWLLIDRLAVGDDLSAVDRLGESVETAFFEGRGSCSLAVERMEGGERQEAVLVPFSNVFEADGRVFQEPSPEMFSFNNPIGACPECEGFGMVVGIDERLVIPDPTLSVYEDAVACWRGMVSSEWKNFFIGLSDQEGFPIHKPYKDLTARQREQLWEGLPSKQYGPVGINPYFASLRSQLHKIQNRVRIAHFTGKTVCPSCHGGRLKPDALCVQVGGKNIAEVVSLTLWEARRFFDELELSPADQLIAKRLLHEIRSRLGFLDEVGLGYLTLDRLSNSLSGGESQRVTLATQLGSSLVGSLYVLDEPSIGLHQRDTERLIRVVKRLRDLGNTVVVVEHDEEMMRAADYIVDIGPDAGIHGGQVVYAGDASAITCETPGYTAAYLTGREQIPLPSVRRGWTSFLEVKGARRHNLKEVDVRFPLHTLTVVSGVSGSGKSTLVRDLFYEGVSRKLGREPMTELELTSITGDWREIEQVEYVDQNNIGRSSRSNPVTYVGAFDTIRDLYAGLPLSKQMGYKPYYFSFNKEGGRCETCQGAGEITIEMQFMADIHLTCEACGGKRFRKELLEVEYCGTNISQLLELSVDEAVDFFAEHREQSPLSDRIINQLRPLQRVGLGYIKLGQSGSTLSGGENQRVKLAYYLGKGRKLPTLFIFDEPTTGLHFHDIRTLLGSLEALVDQGHSVIVVEHNLEVIKAADWVIDLGPEGGKGGGYIVAEGTPEELAAHPDSATGRYLRPLLEAAGRAPKPR, from the coding sequence ATGGCAAAGACTACCCCCAGCAGCAAGCAGGCTGCCCTGAGCGGCGACCGCCAGGATACGAGCACCAGCATCCTCCTTCACCACGTACGTGTCAATAACCTCAAGAACATAGACCTCGAGATCCCCCGCGGCAAGCTCGTCGTCGTCACCGGGGTCAGCGGCTCGGGCAAGAGTTCGCTGGCCTTCGACACGCTCTATGCCGAGGGGCAGCGCCGCTATGTGGAGAGCCTCTCGAGCTACGCCCGCCAGTTCGTCGGCCGCATGGCCAAGCCCGAGGCCGACTGGATCCGTGGGCTGCCGCCCGCCATCGCCATCGAGCAGCGCGTCGTCAGCCGCAATCCCCGCTCCACCGTAGCGACCTCGACCGAGATCTACGAGTATATGCGCCTCCTATGGGCGCGTGTCGGGAAGACCATCTCCCCCAGCTCGGGACAGGAGGTGCGCAAGCATACCGTCCCCGACGTGCTGGGCTATATCCGTCAGCTGCCCGTGGGGAGCCGTGTCTACCTCATCACGCCGCTCATCCTCCCGAAGGGGCGCAAGCTCGCCGCGCACCTAGAGATCCAGCTGCAGCAGGGCTACAGCCGTCTGTGGCGCAGCGATCAGGGCGTCGTGCCCATCGACGAGGCGCTCGTATGGCCCGACAAGGAGGCCAAGCACTGCTGGCTGCTCATTGACCGTCTGGCCGTGGGGGATGACCTCAGCGCGGTGGATCGCCTCGGGGAGTCGGTAGAGACGGCCTTCTTCGAGGGACGCGGCAGCTGCAGCCTCGCCGTCGAGCGCATGGAGGGTGGCGAGCGCCAGGAGGCGGTGCTGGTGCCCTTTAGCAATGTCTTCGAGGCCGACGGACGCGTCTTCCAGGAGCCGAGCCCTGAGATGTTCAGCTTCAATAATCCCATAGGTGCCTGCCCCGAGTGTGAGGGCTTCGGTATGGTCGTCGGCATCGATGAGCGCCTAGTGATCCCCGACCCCACGCTCTCGGTCTACGAGGATGCTGTAGCCTGCTGGCGGGGCATGGTCTCCTCGGAGTGGAAGAACTTCTTCATCGGTCTCTCGGATCAGGAGGGCTTCCCCATCCACAAGCCCTACAAGGACCTCACGGCTCGGCAGCGCGAGCAGCTGTGGGAGGGACTGCCGAGCAAGCAGTACGGCCCCGTAGGGATCAACCCTTACTTCGCCTCGCTGCGTAGCCAGCTGCACAAGATCCAGAACCGCGTCCGCATCGCCCACTTCACGGGCAAGACGGTATGCCCGAGCTGCCATGGCGGACGCCTCAAGCCCGATGCCCTCTGCGTGCAGGTGGGCGGGAAGAACATCGCCGAGGTCGTCAGCCTGACCCTCTGGGAGGCACGGCGCTTCTTCGATGAGCTTGAGCTAAGTCCCGCAGATCAGCTCATCGCCAAGCGCCTCCTACACGAGATACGCTCCCGCCTCGGCTTCCTTGACGAGGTAGGCCTAGGCTACCTCACCCTAGACCGCCTCTCCAATAGCCTCTCGGGCGGGGAGAGCCAGCGTGTGACGCTCGCCACTCAGCTCGGCAGTAGCCTCGTCGGCTCGCTCTACGTGCTCGACGAGCCCAGCATAGGCCTGCACCAGCGCGACACCGAGCGGTTGATACGCGTCGTCAAGCGTCTGCGTGACCTGGGGAATACGGTGGTCGTCGTCGAGCACGATGAGGAGATGATGCGCGCCGCCGACTACATCGTGGACATAGGCCCCGATGCAGGTATCCACGGCGGCCAGGTCGTCTACGCAGGTGATGCCTCGGCCATCACGTGCGAGACGCCCGGCTACACGGCCGCCTACCTCACGGGACGTGAGCAGATCCCCCTGCCCAGCGTGCGCCGCGGCTGGACGAGCTTCCTCGAGGTCAAGGGCGCCCGTCGGCACAACCTCAAGGAGGTGGATGTGCGCTTCCCCCTGCACACGCTCACCGTCGTCAGTGGCGTCAGCGGCTCGGGCAAGAGTACGCTGGTGCGTGACCTCTTCTACGAGGGTGTCAGCCGCAAGCTAGGGCGCGAACCCATGACGGAGCTCGAGCTCACGTCCATCACGGGCGACTGGCGCGAGATCGAGCAGGTGGAGTATGTAGACCAGAACAACATCGGCCGCAGCTCCCGCTCCAATCCTGTGACCTACGTCGGTGCCTTCGATACCATCCGTGACCTCTACGCAGGCCTCCCCCTGTCGAAGCAGATGGGCTACAAGCCCTATTACTTCAGCTTCAATAAGGAGGGCGGACGCTGCGAGACCTGTCAGGGCGCTGGTGAGATCACCATCGAGATGCAGTTCATGGCCGATATCCACCTCACCTGCGAGGCCTGCGGCGGCAAGCGCTTCCGCAAGGAGCTCCTCGAGGTCGAGTACTGCGGAACGAATATCTCCCAGCTGCTGGAGCTGAGCGTGGACGAGGCCGTGGACTTCTTCGCCGAGCACCGCGAGCAGTCCCCCCTCTCGGATCGCATTATCAATCAGCTCCGTCCGCTGCAGCGCGTAGGCCTCGGGTACATCAAGCTCGGACAGTCGGGCTCGACGCTCTCGGGCGGGGAGAACCAGCGTGTCAAGCTCGCCTACTACCTAGGTAAGGGAAGGAAGCTGCCGACGCTCTTCATCTTCGACGAGCCGACCACGGGCCTGCACTTCCACGATATACGCACGCTGCTGGGCTCTCTGGAGGCGCTGGTCGACCAGGGGCACTCGGTGATCGTGGTTGAGCATAACCTTGAGGTCATCAAGGCCGCGGACTGGGTCATTGACCTCGGCCCCGAGGGGGGTAAGGGTGGTGGCTACATCGTGGCCGAGGGGACGCCCGAGGAGCTGGCCGCGCATCCCGACTCGGCTACGGGGCGCTACCTGCGTCCGCTGCTGGAGGCGGCAGGCAGAGCGCCGAAGCCCCGATAA
- a CDS encoding lamin tail domain-containing protein: protein MHPRKLLLVLGLTLPQLALAHPLLSEVMAAPSPSSAEYVELYNPSDQPCTLGDYLLAVGKEETRVQGVRLPDVELPPHSYIVLCSEPQRLTERYPRLARDLVLRLGLPRLVNSRGVVALIKEGEELVVDKFVYDSSSLPRGLKTKKDVAWERVDLSAPWESAQWLPALAAAGYASPGQPNSVSLQRQQQPKPPSAGGGDEGSSETDERSPRALRSWLAEHPTALCSWIVYDLTGQSIHQGESSGSHAWLEVLCTDPRSFFDRLGLPAGSSYLLSIRCEESGAEHLAYAFLISRP from the coding sequence ATGCACCCCCGCAAGCTCCTCCTAGTCCTTGGGCTCACCCTCCCCCAACTCGCCCTAGCGCATCCCCTACTCAGCGAAGTGATGGCTGCACCCAGCCCCTCGAGCGCCGAGTACGTCGAGCTCTACAACCCGAGCGATCAGCCCTGCACGCTCGGGGACTACTTGCTGGCCGTCGGCAAGGAGGAAACGCGCGTCCAGGGCGTCCGTCTCCCCGACGTCGAGCTCCCGCCGCACAGCTACATCGTGCTCTGCTCCGAGCCCCAGCGCCTCACCGAGCGCTATCCCCGCCTCGCGAGAGACCTAGTCCTTCGCCTCGGCCTACCGCGCCTCGTCAATAGTCGGGGCGTCGTAGCGCTGATCAAGGAGGGCGAGGAGCTCGTGGTGGATAAGTTCGTCTACGACAGCAGCAGCCTCCCGCGAGGGCTGAAGACGAAGAAGGATGTCGCCTGGGAGCGCGTCGACCTCAGCGCCCCCTGGGAGTCGGCGCAGTGGCTCCCCGCGCTCGCAGCTGCAGGCTATGCCAGCCCAGGGCAGCCCAATAGCGTCAGCCTCCAGCGTCAGCAGCAGCCCAAGCCCCCCAGCGCGGGAGGCGGGGACGAAGGTAGCTCGGAGACGGACGAACGTAGCCCACGAGCTCTGCGCAGCTGGCTGGCGGAGCACCCCACAGCCCTCTGTAGCTGGATCGTCTACGACCTCACGGGGCAAAGCATCCATCAAGGGGAGAGCAGCGGCAGCCATGCTTGGCTGGAGGTCCTCTGCACCGATCCGCGGAGCTTCTTCGACCGCCTCGGCCTCCCCGCAGGCAGCTCCTACCTCCTCTCCATCCGCTGCGAAGAGTCGGGCGCGGAGCACCTCGCCTATGCCTTCCTCATCTCCCGCCCCTAG
- a CDS encoding succinate dehydrogenase/fumarate reductase cytochrome b subunit: MSWLIKSSIGRKLVMSISGLALILFLTFHMSMNLVALFSEEGYNAVCEFLGANWYALVASMGLAVLFVVHIVYAFILTLQNLKARGNDRYAVIDKPKGVEWASQNMMVLGVVVVLGLLLHLFNFWAKMQLAELLGQHDLGIAGVSGPTDGAGLIRYTFSNPIFVVLYLVWLGALWFHLSHGFWSSLHTIGFDNKIWFERLRCISNVYTTIIVLGFAVVVVWYYLQSLCGGVCPF; this comes from the coding sequence ATGTCGTGGTTAATCAAATCCTCGATCGGCCGTAAGCTCGTGATGAGTATCTCAGGACTTGCGCTGATCCTGTTCCTGACCTTCCACATGTCGATGAACCTCGTAGCTCTCTTCAGCGAGGAGGGCTATAACGCGGTATGTGAATTCCTCGGAGCTAACTGGTACGCGCTGGTAGCCTCAATGGGGCTGGCCGTACTCTTCGTCGTGCACATCGTCTATGCCTTCATCCTGACGCTGCAGAACCTCAAGGCACGCGGCAACGACCGCTACGCCGTCATCGACAAGCCTAAGGGCGTCGAGTGGGCCTCGCAGAACATGATGGTACTGGGTGTCGTCGTCGTCCTCGGGCTCCTGCTGCACCTCTTCAACTTCTGGGCGAAGATGCAGCTGGCAGAGCTCCTCGGGCAGCATGACCTCGGGATCGCGGGTGTGAGCGGGCCTACCGACGGTGCTGGTCTCATCCGCTATACCTTCTCCAACCCCATCTTCGTAGTCCTCTACCTCGTATGGCTGGGTGCTCTGTGGTTCCACCTCTCGCATGGCTTCTGGAGCTCGCTGCACACCATCGGCTTCGATAACAAGATCTGGTTCGAGCGCCTGCGTTGCATCTCCAATGTCTACACGACGATCATCGTCCTCGGCTTCGCAGTCGTGGTCGTATGGTACTACCTGCAGAGTCTCTGCGGTGGGGTCTGCCCCTTCTAA
- a CDS encoding tyrosine-type recombinase/integrase: MSTEPDLFQRFEDYLRYELDASPRTVSSYSRDLERYRRYAEERLAEPFTPSEGDLDLVRGWLSSSLDAGVKASSVGKYLSSVKSFYRYLIKLGLLRRSPIQQLRPPKADKPLPVYVPTEELNRLIDEPQEPGEDWQAVRDRLILAMLYECGLRRSELAGLADGDVDTRQRQLKVLGKGRKERIVPFGEQLAEAIERWRGERTQIFGDSPHFLLSSRGKPLSDSAIYRVVHAALRDVPKLTRRGAHALRHSFATDMLNAGGDLMLLRELMGHNSVSTTVRYTHTSFEQLRKLYAAHPRAASPPKDAAPEDDPTTED, from the coding sequence ATGAGTACCGAGCCCGACCTCTTCCAGCGCTTCGAGGACTACCTGCGCTACGAGCTGGACGCCTCCCCCAGGACGGTGTCCAGCTACAGCCGTGACCTGGAGCGCTACCGCCGCTATGCCGAGGAGCGCCTCGCCGAGCCCTTCACCCCGAGCGAGGGCGACCTCGATCTGGTGCGCGGCTGGCTCTCCTCCAGCCTCGATGCAGGGGTCAAAGCCTCCTCCGTGGGCAAGTACCTCTCCTCGGTGAAGAGCTTCTACCGCTACCTCATCAAGCTCGGCCTGCTCCGCCGAAGCCCCATCCAGCAGCTGCGCCCCCCGAAGGCCGACAAGCCTCTGCCCGTCTACGTCCCCACCGAGGAACTGAACCGCCTCATCGACGAGCCGCAGGAGCCCGGCGAAGACTGGCAGGCCGTACGCGACCGCCTGATCCTGGCGATGCTCTACGAGTGCGGGCTGCGACGCAGCGAACTGGCAGGGCTCGCCGACGGCGATGTCGACACCCGACAGCGTCAGCTCAAGGTGCTGGGTAAGGGGCGCAAGGAGCGTATCGTCCCCTTCGGCGAGCAGCTCGCGGAGGCCATCGAGCGCTGGCGAGGCGAGCGTACCCAGATCTTCGGCGACAGCCCGCACTTCCTCCTCTCCTCGCGAGGCAAGCCGCTCTCCGACAGCGCTATCTACCGCGTGGTGCACGCCGCTCTACGCGACGTGCCGAAGCTCACCCGTCGCGGAGCCCATGCCCTGCGCCACTCCTTCGCCACCGACATGCTCAACGCTGGAGGCGACCTCATGCTGCTGCGCGAACTGATGGGGCACAACTCCGTCTCCACGACCGTGCGCTACACGCATACCTCCTTCGAGCAGCTGCGCAAGCTCTACGCCGCCCACCCCCGAGCCGCAAGCCCGCCTAAGGATGCCGCACCCGAGGACGACCCGACCACGGAGGACTAA
- a CDS encoding succinate dehydrogenase/fumarate reductase iron-sulfur subunit, translating to MDKNINIKVKVWRQRGPEAKGAFEMYDLKNISQGSSFLEMLDILNEQLVREGKEPVVFDHDCREGICGMCSLYINGHPHGPDDSITTCQLHMRRFDEGDTITIEPWRSAGFPIIRDLMVDRSAYDKIIQAGGFVSVNTGGVPDANAIAIPKADADMAMDAAACIGCGACAAACKNGSAMLFVSAKVSQLALLPQGRVEAARRAKAMVAKMDELGFGNCTNTRACEVECPKNISISNIARLNREFLSAKFKD from the coding sequence ATGGATAAGAATATCAATATCAAGGTAAAGGTCTGGCGCCAGCGCGGTCCCGAGGCAAAGGGTGCGTTCGAGATGTATGACCTCAAGAATATATCCCAGGGCAGCTCGTTCCTAGAGATGCTCGACATCCTCAACGAGCAGCTGGTACGCGAGGGCAAGGAGCCCGTCGTCTTCGACCACGACTGCCGTGAAGGGATCTGCGGTATGTGCTCGCTCTACATCAATGGGCATCCTCACGGACCCGATGACAGCATCACGACCTGTCAGCTGCATATGCGTCGCTTCGACGAAGGCGACACGATCACCATCGAGCCTTGGCGCTCGGCGGGCTTCCCCATCATCCGCGACCTTATGGTAGACCGCTCGGCCTACGACAAGATCATCCAGGCGGGGGGCTTCGTATCGGTCAATACGGGTGGTGTGCCTGACGCCAACGCGATCGCCATCCCCAAGGCGGACGCTGATATGGCTATGGACGCTGCTGCCTGCATCGGCTGTGGTGCCTGTGCTGCGGCATGTAAGAACGGCTCGGCTATGCTCTTCGTCTCGGCGAAGGTCAGCCAGCTTGCGCTCCTGCCTCAGGGGCGTGTCGAGGCTGCTCGCCGTGCTAAGGCGATGGTCGCGAAGATGGACGAACTGGGCTTCGGGAACTGTACCAACACGCGTGCCTGCGAGGTAGAGTGCCCCAAGAACATCTCTATCTCGAACATCGCACGCCTCAACCGCGAGTTCCTCTCCGCTAAGTTCAAGGACTAG
- a CDS encoding GH92 family glycosyl hydrolase, giving the protein MQLPSLLRRLGLALAVLGLALEVQAQTPAAVRPSYAELVDPLTGTLSSYELSAGNTYPVISRPWGMNSWTPQTGKMGDGWQYTYTAQKLCGIKQTHQPSPWIGDYGQFAFLPMVGASPRFGDEERASHFSHRAERAHPYSYEVYLADYDTQLRLAPTERAAVCEITYPSYSKPEERWLVIDAYDGGSELRQTSPRTLVGVSRRNSGGVPAGFGCYFIFTFEEPISLVQFKEIKGEGGTRALAAVRLSSTKPQQRLWVASSFISPEQAELNLQETAGRDFATIAREGKAVWNELLGRLAVEDEHPERMRTFYSMLYRCLLFPRRFWERNAAGEIIHYSPYNGQVLPGYMYTDTGYWDTFRALMPLINLVYPDEAGPMAEGLMNAYRESGFLPEWASPGHRDCMVGNNSASVLADAYLKGLGRLEAKEVVAALLHGASAEHPTIGSTGRKGYQYYNKLGYIPSDVGIKEHAARSLEYAYADWCIAEVLRRTGAPKKLEALYRARSQNYRKLYNPALGWMQGRKADGSWQQPFSVYKWGDAFTEGNALHYTWSVFHDVPGLMRLMGGAAGFTARLDSIFSLPPLFDESYYGFVIHEIREMQLMNMGNYAHGNQPIQHMIYLYDYAGRPQRTQWWVREVMERLYSARPDGYCGDEDNGQTSAWYVFSALGFYPVNPVSGEYALGIPYFRRVRLQRPGAKSFVITADRPEGRYVRRTLLGEQPLAKPFLSYQSILEGGHLHFELTPQAEP; this is encoded by the coding sequence ATGCAGCTCCCGAGTCTCCTTCGCCGCCTAGGCCTCGCCCTTGCTGTCCTAGGTCTCGCCCTCGAGGTGCAGGCTCAGACGCCCGCAGCAGTGCGCCCCTCCTATGCCGAGCTCGTGGATCCCCTTACGGGGACGCTGAGCAGCTACGAGCTCAGTGCGGGCAATACCTACCCCGTCATCTCCCGCCCCTGGGGGATGAATAGCTGGACGCCCCAGACGGGGAAGATGGGCGACGGCTGGCAGTACACCTACACGGCTCAGAAGCTCTGCGGCATCAAGCAGACGCACCAGCCCAGCCCCTGGATCGGGGACTACGGACAGTTCGCCTTCCTCCCTATGGTCGGTGCCTCCCCGCGCTTCGGCGATGAGGAGCGCGCCTCGCACTTCAGCCACAGGGCCGAGCGGGCACACCCCTACAGCTATGAGGTCTATCTGGCGGACTACGATACCCAGCTGCGCCTAGCGCCTACCGAGCGCGCTGCCGTCTGCGAGATCACCTACCCGAGCTATAGCAAGCCCGAGGAGCGCTGGCTCGTCATCGACGCCTACGATGGGGGCAGCGAGCTGAGGCAGACCTCACCGCGGACGCTCGTGGGCGTCAGTCGGCGCAATAGCGGGGGCGTGCCCGCGGGCTTCGGCTGCTACTTCATCTTCACCTTCGAGGAGCCCATCAGCCTTGTCCAGTTCAAGGAGATCAAGGGTGAGGGGGGCACGCGGGCGCTCGCTGCCGTACGGCTCTCCTCCACCAAGCCCCAGCAGCGCCTCTGGGTCGCCTCCTCCTTCATCAGCCCCGAGCAGGCGGAGCTCAACCTCCAGGAGACCGCGGGGCGCGACTTCGCCACCATCGCCCGTGAGGGCAAGGCCGTGTGGAATGAGCTGCTGGGACGCCTCGCCGTAGAGGACGAGCACCCCGAGCGGATGCGCACCTTCTACAGCATGCTCTACCGCTGCCTGCTCTTCCCGCGCCGCTTTTGGGAGCGCAACGCGGCGGGCGAGATCATCCACTACAGCCCCTACAATGGTCAGGTACTGCCCGGCTACATGTACACCGATACGGGCTACTGGGATACCTTCCGCGCGCTGATGCCCCTGATCAATCTCGTCTACCCCGACGAGGCAGGGCCTATGGCCGAGGGGCTGATGAACGCCTATCGCGAGAGTGGCTTCCTGCCCGAGTGGGCGAGCCCAGGGCACAGAGACTGCATGGTGGGGAATAACTCCGCCTCCGTCCTCGCTGACGCCTATCTCAAGGGGCTGGGGCGCCTTGAGGCCAAGGAAGTCGTCGCGGCGCTACTGCATGGGGCGAGTGCCGAGCATCCCACGATCGGCTCCACGGGGCGCAAGGGCTATCAGTACTACAATAAGCTCGGCTACATCCCCAGCGATGTCGGAATCAAGGAGCACGCTGCCCGCAGCCTCGAGTATGCCTACGCCGACTGGTGCATCGCCGAGGTGCTGCGACGCACGGGGGCGCCGAAGAAGCTGGAGGCCCTCTACCGCGCACGCAGCCAGAACTATCGCAAGCTCTACAACCCAGCCCTGGGGTGGATGCAGGGACGCAAGGCCGACGGCAGCTGGCAGCAGCCCTTCTCGGTCTACAAGTGGGGCGATGCCTTCACCGAGGGCAACGCGCTACACTACACCTGGTCGGTCTTCCACGACGTCCCAGGGCTCATGCGGCTGATGGGCGGTGCTGCGGGCTTCACGGCGCGCCTGGATAGTATCTTCTCCCTGCCGCCCCTCTTCGACGAGAGCTACTACGGCTTCGTCATCCACGAGATCCGTGAGATGCAGCTGATGAATATGGGCAACTACGCCCACGGTAATCAGCCCATACAGCACATGATCTACCTCTACGACTATGCGGGCAGGCCGCAGCGCACGCAGTGGTGGGTGCGTGAGGTCATGGAGCGCCTCTATAGCGCACGTCCCGATGGCTACTGCGGCGATGAGGACAACGGCCAGACCTCGGCCTGGTACGTCTTCTCGGCCCTGGGCTTCTACCCCGTCAATCCCGTCTCGGGCGAATATGCGCTGGGGATACCCTACTTCCGCCGCGTACGTCTGCAGCGCCCTGGGGCTAAGTCCTTCGTCATCACGGCCGACCGCCCCGAGGGGCGCTACGTGCGGCGGACGCTCCTCGGGGAGCAGCCGCTAGCGAAGCCCTTCCTCAGCTATCAGAGCATCCTCGAGGGTGGGCACCTGCACTTCGAACTCACGCCCCAGGCCGAGCCTTAG
- a CDS encoding fumarate reductase/succinate dehydrogenase flavoprotein subunit yields MSKIDSKIPAGPLADKWTNYKDHQKLVNPANKRRLDIIVVGTGLAGASAAASLAEMGFNVLNFCIQDSPRRAHSIAAQGGINAAKNYQNDGDSVYRLFYDTIKGGDYRAREANVYRLAEVANSIIDQCVAQGVPFAREYSGLLDNRSFGGAQVSRTFYARGQTGQQLLLGAYSALSRQVGKGSVKLYTRHEMLDVVIIDGRARGIIARNLVTGKIERFAAHAVVIGTGGYGNAFFLSTNAMASNGSAAWQCYKKGAYFANPCMAQIHPTCIPVHGEFQSKLTLMSESLRNDGRIWVPKNIEDAKKLQAGTLRPTQIKEEDRDYYLERRYPAFGNLVPRDVASRAAKERCDAGYGVNNTGLAVFLDFSSAIQRLGKDVVEARYGNLFQMYEKITNDNPYETPMMIYPAIHYTMGGIWVDYELMTSVPGLFAIGEANFSDHGANRLGASALMQGLADGYFVLPYTIQNYLADQIQVPRFSTDRPEFDEAEKGIQDRIARLMSIKGSQSVDSLHKKLGHIMWDFVGMGREREGLEKAIVALKELKKEFWSDVRIPGKADDLNVELEKALRLADFIEIGELMARDAHDREESCGGHFRLEHQTPEGEALRHDDQFAYVSCWEYQGEDQDPVLLKESLDYEFVVRQQRNYKN; encoded by the coding sequence ATGTCTAAGATAGATTCCAAGATCCCTGCCGGCCCATTAGCTGACAAGTGGACTAATTATAAAGACCATCAGAAGCTCGTCAACCCCGCCAACAAGCGCCGCCTCGACATCATCGTCGTCGGTACCGGGCTCGCTGGGGCATCGGCTGCCGCATCGCTGGCAGAGATGGGCTTCAACGTGCTGAACTTCTGCATCCAGGACTCGCCCCGTCGTGCGCACTCCATCGCTGCCCAGGGGGGGATCAACGCTGCTAAGAACTATCAGAATGACGGGGACTCGGTCTACCGCCTCTTCTACGATACGATCAAGGGGGGGGACTACCGTGCTCGTGAGGCCAACGTCTACCGCCTGGCAGAGGTCGCCAACAGTATCATAGACCAGTGCGTAGCACAGGGTGTACCCTTCGCTCGTGAGTACAGCGGTCTTCTGGACAACCGTTCCTTCGGGGGCGCTCAGGTATCACGTACCTTCTATGCTCGTGGTCAGACGGGGCAGCAGCTGCTGCTTGGCGCTTACTCCGCCCTGAGTCGCCAGGTCGGTAAGGGCTCGGTCAAGCTCTACACGCGCCACGAGATGCTCGACGTCGTCATCATTGACGGACGTGCCCGAGGGATCATCGCCCGCAACCTCGTGACGGGTAAGATCGAGCGCTTCGCTGCTCACGCTGTCGTCATCGGTACGGGCGGCTACGGCAATGCCTTCTTCCTCTCCACGAACGCTATGGCCTCCAACGGCTCGGCTGCCTGGCAGTGCTACAAGAAGGGCGCCTACTTCGCGAACCCCTGTATGGCGCAGATCCACCCGACCTGTATCCCCGTACATGGCGAGTTCCAGTCCAAGCTGACGCTGATGTCCGAGTCGCTGCGTAACGACGGTCGCATCTGGGTACCCAAGAACATCGAGGATGCCAAGAAGCTGCAGGCTGGTACGCTCCGCCCCACTCAGATCAAGGAAGAGGATCGTGACTACTACCTCGAGCGCCGCTACCCCGCCTTCGGGAACCTCGTGCCTCGTGACGTAGCGAGCCGCGCAGCCAAGGAGCGCTGCGACGCTGGCTATGGGGTGAACAACACCGGCCTAGCCGTCTTCCTCGACTTCTCCTCCGCCATCCAGCGTCTGGGTAAGGACGTCGTAGAGGCCCGCTATGGTAACCTCTTCCAGATGTACGAGAAGATCACCAACGACAATCCCTACGAGACGCCGATGATGATCTACCCTGCCATCCACTACACCATGGGCGGTATCTGGGTCGACTACGAGCTGATGACCTCCGTGCCCGGGCTCTTCGCTATCGGGGAGGCCAACTTCTCTGACCACGGTGCCAACCGCCTCGGGGCTTCGGCGCTGATGCAGGGTCTGGCCGACGGCTACTTCGTCCTGCCGTACACGATCCAGAACTATCTGGCCGACCAGATCCAGGTTCCCCGCTTCAGCACGGACCGTCCAGAGTTCGACGAGGCAGAGAAGGGCATCCAGGATCGCATCGCTCGCCTGATGAGCATCAAGGGCTCGCAGTCTGTCGACAGCCTGCACAAGAAGCTCGGCCACATCATGTGGGACTTCGTCGGCATGGGCCGTGAGCGTGAAGGCCTAGAGAAGGCGATCGTAGCGCTCAAGGAGCTGAAGAAGGAGTTCTGGAGCGATGTGCGCATCCCCGGTAAGGCCGATGACCTCAACGTCGAGCTGGAGAAGGCACTGCGACTGGCTGACTTCATCGAGATCGGCGAACTGATGGCCCGCGACGCTCACGACCGAGAGGAGAGCTGCGGTGGTCACTTCCGCCTCGAGCATCAGACGCCTGAGGGCGAGGCACTGCGTCACGACGACCAGTTCGCCTACGTCTCCTGCTGGGAATACCAGGGCGAGGATCAGGATCCCGTCCTGCTCAAGGAGTCTCTGGACTACGAGTTCGTCGTCCGTCAGCAGCGTAACTACAAGAACTAA